In Terriglobus sp. TAA 43, a single window of DNA contains:
- a CDS encoding DUF1801 domain-containing protein → MMMRTELFRLNGTVEHDPAIDRWLQERGALGAIAGQWFEVMRKCGDEVREVFHDGCPVACVGDVAFCYVNVFKSHVNVGFYQGSSLPNHAGLLQGTGKFMRHVKLQPGADVDASSLRKLIERAYSDAKELVERG, encoded by the coding sequence ATGATGATGAGGACAGAATTGTTCCGTTTGAATGGAACGGTTGAGCATGATCCTGCGATTGACCGTTGGCTACAGGAACGAGGTGCGCTTGGCGCCATCGCGGGGCAGTGGTTTGAGGTCATGCGAAAGTGCGGCGATGAGGTCAGAGAAGTTTTTCATGACGGTTGCCCGGTGGCGTGTGTGGGTGATGTTGCTTTCTGCTATGTGAATGTCTTCAAATCTCACGTCAATGTGGGGTTTTATCAGGGCTCATCATTGCCAAATCATGCAGGCCTGTTACAAGGTACGGGGAAGTTCATGCGGCATGTAAAGCTGCAACCCGGAGCGGACGTCGACGCCTCGTCACTGCGAAAGCTGATCGAACGAGCGTATTCCGATGCGAAGGAACTTGTAGAACGCGGATAG
- a CDS encoding YciI family protein, which produces MPQYFVAGYLPDDFDMSTMDASVGPAIHALNQEMLAAGVRKFACGLGATKSLQKQSDGEMLITDGPYLEAKEHIGGFWILECADMDEAVTWSRKGIALTGGRGEVREIFFVPAGE; this is translated from the coding sequence ATGCCACAGTATTTTGTTGCTGGATACCTCCCCGATGACTTCGACATGTCCACGATGGATGCATCCGTTGGCCCTGCGATCCATGCGCTCAACCAGGAGATGCTGGCTGCCGGGGTCAGGAAATTTGCCTGCGGCCTTGGTGCCACGAAATCCCTGCAAAAGCAGAGCGACGGCGAAATGCTGATCACCGATGGGCCGTATCTGGAAGCCAAGGAACACATCGGCGGCTTCTGGATACTGGAATGCGCGGATATGGACGAGGCGGTGACATGGTCGCGCAAAGGTATCGCCCTGACAGGTGGGCGAGGCGAGGTACGGGAGATTTTCTTTGTTCCGGCAGGCGAATAG
- a CDS encoding DUF1080 domain-containing protein gives MMPARFFALSLLAASSLLAVSATAQTAAPKPSHEDTEFYHPVPPVVTPAATVGQPPSDAIVLFDGKDTSQWVAAKDSTTPADWEVHDGVMTVKKGGVGNIETKHRFKDYQLHLEWKIPASITGEGQGRGNSGLFLASTGKGDAGYEVQIMDSYNNPTYTNGMLGSVYKQAVPLANAARKPGEWSCYDVVWTAPRFNSDGSLKTPAYVTVFLNGVLVENHFELKGETAYVGHAEYKAYDTAPIKLQAHGDKSEPISFRNVWAREVKPWTEPMTK, from the coding sequence ATGATGCCCGCACGCTTTTTCGCTCTGAGTCTTCTTGCTGCCTCGTCTCTTCTGGCCGTCAGCGCCACGGCCCAGACGGCTGCTCCCAAGCCGTCCCACGAAGATACCGAGTTTTACCACCCGGTTCCGCCCGTCGTAACCCCGGCAGCTACCGTTGGCCAGCCGCCATCGGACGCCATCGTCCTCTTCGACGGCAAGGACACCTCGCAGTGGGTTGCCGCCAAAGACAGCACCACCCCCGCCGACTGGGAAGTGCATGACGGCGTCATGACTGTAAAGAAGGGCGGCGTGGGCAACATCGAGACCAAGCACCGCTTTAAGGACTACCAGCTTCACCTGGAGTGGAAGATTCCCGCCAGCATCACCGGCGAAGGTCAGGGTCGCGGCAACAGCGGACTCTTCCTGGCCTCCACCGGCAAGGGCGACGCAGGTTACGAAGTCCAGATCATGGACAGCTACAACAACCCCACCTACACCAACGGTATGCTCGGCAGCGTCTACAAGCAGGCTGTGCCGCTGGCCAATGCCGCCCGCAAGCCCGGCGAATGGTCCTGCTACGACGTGGTCTGGACCGCCCCCCGCTTCAACTCCGACGGCAGCCTGAAGACCCCGGCCTACGTCACCGTCTTCCTGAATGGCGTTCTGGTGGAGAACCACTTTGAATTGAAGGGCGAAACCGCCTATGTCGGCCATGCGGAATACAAGGCCTACGACACAGCGCCCATCAAGCTGCAGGCTCACGGCGACAAGAGCGAGCCCATCAGCTTCCGCAATGTCTGGGCTCGCGAAGTAAAGCCCTGGACCGAACCCATGACGAAGTAA
- a CDS encoding helix-turn-helix domain-containing protein: protein MRMGHRFSVDIDKYFTDRTRPVLALAGTYPASHRVRPHRHRRSQLFCPLTGMMIASTSQGTWAVPARRALWIPAGVRHELRAQGEVKMQSLYFEPDTLVPMPDHCQVVDVSPLMRSLMDEAVTLPVRYSHDGRSGALMQLIQYEIGTLPELPLSLPLPTDKNLARLCRRFLQHPTAKDNIDDWAAALYLSRRTFTRLFRRETGLSFVAWRQQACVLASLPMLASGASVTNTALDLGYENPAAFTTVFKRILNASPKEYITH from the coding sequence ATGCGAATGGGCCACCGTTTCAGCGTCGACATCGATAAATACTTCACGGATCGCACACGCCCTGTGCTCGCCTTGGCTGGAACCTATCCCGCCTCGCATCGTGTTCGTCCCCATCGACACCGTCGCAGCCAGTTGTTCTGCCCGCTTACGGGAATGATGATTGCATCCACATCGCAGGGAACGTGGGCCGTCCCAGCACGTCGCGCTTTATGGATTCCAGCGGGAGTGCGTCACGAACTTCGCGCACAGGGCGAGGTCAAGATGCAGAGCCTTTACTTCGAGCCAGACACGCTGGTGCCCATGCCCGATCACTGCCAGGTGGTCGATGTTTCACCACTGATGCGAAGCCTCATGGATGAAGCTGTGACGCTGCCTGTTCGCTACAGTCATGATGGCCGTTCGGGCGCATTGATGCAGTTAATTCAATACGAAATCGGAACGCTGCCGGAACTGCCGCTTTCACTCCCGTTGCCCACAGACAAGAACCTTGCGCGCCTGTGCCGCAGATTCCTGCAACACCCTACAGCGAAAGACAACATTGATGATTGGGCCGCAGCGCTCTATCTCAGCCGCCGCACCTTCACACGCCTCTTCCGCCGCGAAACAGGTCTGAGCTTCGTCGCATGGCGACAGCAGGCGTGCGTTCTCGCATCATTGCCAATGCTGGCATCAGGTGCATCTGTAACAAACACAGCGCTGGATCTTGGCTATGAAAACCCCGCGGCGTTTACGACGGTCTTCAAGCGAATACTGAACGCATCGCCCAAGGAATACATCACGCACTAA
- a CDS encoding TIGR03435 family protein: MRRAVFSQLVWIALAGSQAFGQSSPLGTSSTDYHPTMTFDVASIRESKVGNEIVHSTFYPPHTSTFRTQNINLSNLVTLAYGVQYYQLSGNPSWDFETLYTIQAKSDADADAKLAQLSDRNARLEKQHMLQVLLAERFHLQVHWETRQGPTYDLVVSKLGLLKETSDASSQEENNGRTYPPLYQRSSSKAGYELVAHGASMAMLCDVLNGQFGRPVVNQTGLLGKYDFVVPYYGRFDADRRPDDTNPMPTLDHSLEENLGLRVKASRGDIPVVVIDHVDQHPPEN; the protein is encoded by the coding sequence ATGCGCAGAGCAGTTTTCTCACAGCTGGTATGGATTGCCCTTGCTGGTTCGCAAGCCTTTGGCCAGTCGAGCCCTCTTGGAACTTCGTCGACGGACTATCACCCGACTATGACCTTCGATGTCGCTTCGATTCGAGAATCGAAGGTGGGCAACGAGATTGTCCACTCAACCTTCTACCCGCCTCATACAAGCACGTTTCGCACGCAGAACATCAACCTGTCCAATCTGGTAACTCTGGCCTACGGTGTGCAGTATTACCAGCTGTCGGGAAACCCGAGTTGGGATTTTGAGACGCTGTACACCATCCAAGCAAAATCGGACGCCGACGCGGATGCAAAGCTCGCACAACTGAGCGATCGTAATGCGCGGCTGGAAAAGCAGCACATGCTGCAGGTTCTGCTTGCGGAGCGGTTTCATCTTCAGGTGCACTGGGAAACTCGGCAAGGCCCTACTTATGACTTGGTGGTATCAAAGCTGGGGCTGCTTAAAGAAACGAGCGATGCATCTTCTCAAGAGGAAAATAACGGGAGGACCTACCCACCGCTGTACCAACGCAGCAGCAGTAAAGCCGGGTACGAGTTGGTCGCACATGGTGCTTCCATGGCCATGCTTTGCGATGTACTAAACGGCCAGTTTGGACGTCCCGTGGTGAATCAAACGGGCCTTTTGGGGAAGTACGATTTCGTGGTGCCGTACTACGGGCGCTTCGATGCGGATCGAAGGCCAGATGATACGAATCCGATGCCGACACTCGACCACAGCCTGGAAGAGAATCTCGGGCTACGCGTGAAAGCATCGCGCGGGGACATTCCAGTTGTTGTGATCGACCACGTCGATCAACATCCCCCGGAGAATTAA
- a CDS encoding alpha/beta hydrolase — protein MIRWCMFVLLAALNISAHAQTWDPPIGYRVTYKTVDGRDLGMWIVEPKDMGAKDYAAKRPAVLLVHGGGWTNGAAGVHNEQAKAIAQHGAVAILLQYRLLPPNPHEEPRICVEDTKSAMRWLRAHAAELHLDPNKIAAGGSSAGGYNAAYAAVGPGWDDSHDDLRISARPDALVLLNPALDIHYSAAMFHNDQKLSPMSYINKDVPPTLILSGSKDEVIHADLLRDYAQKLNAAGARCDLHIYPDQVHTFYRNEPYLTETNAQIIAFLHSLGFVAP, from the coding sequence ATGATTCGCTGGTGCATGTTTGTTCTGCTTGCCGCTCTGAACATTTCTGCACATGCGCAAACATGGGACCCGCCCATCGGCTATCGCGTTACATATAAGACCGTCGATGGCCGCGATCTCGGCATGTGGATCGTAGAGCCGAAAGACATGGGCGCGAAGGACTACGCAGCGAAGCGTCCCGCTGTATTGCTGGTGCATGGCGGAGGCTGGACCAACGGCGCTGCAGGCGTGCACAACGAACAGGCAAAGGCCATCGCGCAACATGGTGCTGTGGCAATTCTGTTGCAATACCGCCTGCTGCCACCGAATCCGCATGAAGAGCCGCGCATCTGCGTCGAAGATACAAAGAGCGCGATGCGCTGGCTTCGCGCACATGCCGCTGAGCTTCATCTCGATCCGAACAAGATCGCAGCAGGAGGCAGTTCCGCAGGTGGGTACAACGCAGCCTATGCTGCAGTCGGCCCCGGTTGGGACGACTCGCACGACGACCTTCGTATCTCCGCACGCCCCGATGCATTGGTGCTGTTAAACCCCGCGTTGGACATTCACTACTCCGCCGCGATGTTTCATAACGATCAAAAGCTTTCGCCGATGAGTTACATCAACAAAGACGTTCCGCCAACACTCATCCTCAGCGGCAGCAAGGATGAAGTGATCCATGCCGACCTTTTGCGTGACTATGCGCAGAAATTAAATGCCGCAGGCGCACGGTGTGATCTGCACATCTATCCCGATCAGGTCCACACCTTCTATCGCAACGAGCCGTACCTCACGGAAACCAACGCGCAGATCATAGCGTTCCTGCATTCGTTAGGGTTCGTCGCTCCCTGA
- a CDS encoding TIGR03435 family protein, with product MMLSKLFLLGFVFVAEQAPVPLLHPVSPMPSFSVVSVRLSKPDEQGTNSGVNQDSYHAERTTMKDVLAYAFGMGYDQELDGGPSWMRNERFDINGKLDPEEAASIKSMSRDDREEQMRLMVQSLLKERFHLTYHFEAREMPVYRLQIAKGGFKCPRDTTSQPAIPDPSKPRFRWSAAPAPPPPPPGWHQPAPAEWKRMMGSLHMHTKGWPWWLIATSLSHQPELNGKPVIDDTGLEGPYECDLQWSQEGSEGTNQFFFQAIQDQMGLKMTPSRGQVEVLVVDSIDRPSEN from the coding sequence TTTCTGCTTGGCTTTGTCTTTGTGGCGGAGCAAGCGCCTGTGCCATTGCTGCATCCTGTTTCGCCTATGCCGAGCTTTTCCGTGGTGAGTGTGCGGCTTAGCAAACCAGACGAGCAAGGCACAAACAGCGGTGTGAACCAGGACAGCTATCACGCCGAACGTACCACCATGAAAGATGTGTTGGCGTATGCGTTTGGCATGGGTTACGACCAGGAGTTGGATGGCGGGCCCTCATGGATGCGCAATGAGCGCTTCGACATCAATGGCAAGTTGGATCCAGAGGAAGCCGCGAGCATTAAGTCGATGAGCCGCGATGATCGCGAAGAGCAGATGCGCCTGATGGTGCAGTCGCTACTGAAGGAACGTTTTCATCTGACGTATCACTTTGAAGCGCGGGAGATGCCGGTGTATCGACTGCAGATTGCGAAAGGCGGATTCAAGTGTCCTCGCGATACGACTTCGCAACCAGCTATTCCTGATCCTTCAAAGCCGCGTTTTCGCTGGTCCGCAGCGCCTGCTCCTCCGCCTCCGCCGCCGGGATGGCATCAGCCTGCACCTGCGGAGTGGAAGAGAATGATGGGATCGTTGCACATGCACACGAAGGGCTGGCCGTGGTGGTTGATTGCAACTTCGTTGAGCCATCAGCCCGAGTTGAACGGTAAGCCGGTGATTGACGATACAGGTTTGGAAGGGCCTTACGAATGCGACCTTCAATGGTCGCAGGAAGGCTCTGAAGGCACGAACCAATTCTTCTTCCAGGCGATACAGGATCAGATGGGATTGAAGATGACGCCGTCGCGCGGTCAGGTTGAGGTGCTGGTGGTGGACAGCATCGATCGTCCTTCAGAAAACTAG
- the nusB gene encoding transcription antitermination factor NusB, producing MGQRRKARELAMQMLYQSDLGKQTAVEVRRVFWKSRQDDEGNPTVDLETQSFAEDLFRVAMERSNEIDDLIDKHSQNWRVHRMAVVDRNLLRTAVAEMIAFNGTPHPIIINEALEIGRKYAAPESITFLNGVLDAISRAVMEQRYS from the coding sequence ATGGGACAACGTAGAAAAGCTCGCGAACTTGCCATGCAGATGCTCTATCAATCGGACCTGGGCAAGCAGACCGCCGTGGAAGTGCGTCGCGTGTTCTGGAAGAGCCGTCAGGACGATGAGGGGAATCCCACCGTCGATCTGGAGACGCAGTCTTTTGCAGAAGACCTGTTTCGCGTGGCGATGGAACGGAGCAATGAGATCGACGATCTGATCGACAAGCACTCGCAGAACTGGCGCGTGCATCGCATGGCCGTGGTGGATCGTAACCTGCTGCGTACGGCAGTTGCGGAGATGATTGCGTTCAACGGAACGCCGCACCCCATCATCATCAACGAAGCGCTTGAAATCGGTCGCAAATATGCCGCTCCGGAGAGCATCACTTTCCTCAACGGCGTGCTGGATGCCATCTCGCGTGCCGTGATGGAACAGCGCTACTCGTGA
- a CDS encoding MFS transporter, translating into MSQNSKESTTAYRVLGAASLCHMLNDMLQSLFVAAYPLFKGNFNLSFGQIGTLTLVFQITASLLQPFVGFYTDRKPKPYSLPFGMAISMTGLLVLAFATNYSMLLVGGALMGIGSSIFHPESSRLARLASGGAHGMAQSVFQVGGNFGSSLGPLLIAFVVLPRGQKSMAWFTLAALFGIILLTGLGHWYKLHGRAIQKKQTVATVLTLNRKKVGGALAVLVVLTLSKYFYLASITSYYVFYLMQHFHLGQKDAQFYLFLFLAAVAAGTVIGGPVGDRIGRKKVIWISILGVLPMTLLLPYVTLPVTVFLSVLIGLVLASAFSAILVYAQELMPGRVGMVSGLFFGLAFGLGGLGAALLGKLADHTSIDYVYKVCSFLPALGLLTGFLPDTSKKHDGGSTNAEAIALMNTEEQSA; encoded by the coding sequence ATGAGCCAGAACTCAAAGGAATCCACCACTGCGTATCGCGTGTTAGGCGCAGCAAGCCTGTGCCACATGCTGAATGACATGCTGCAATCGCTTTTTGTTGCAGCCTATCCGCTGTTCAAAGGGAACTTCAATCTTTCCTTCGGACAGATTGGCACGTTGACGCTGGTGTTTCAGATCACCGCTTCGTTGCTGCAGCCCTTTGTGGGCTTTTACACGGATCGTAAGCCGAAACCGTATTCGCTTCCCTTTGGCATGGCGATCTCCATGACTGGTTTGCTGGTACTTGCGTTTGCAACGAACTACAGCATGTTGCTGGTGGGCGGTGCGCTGATGGGCATTGGCTCGTCCATCTTTCATCCGGAATCGTCGCGGTTGGCGCGGCTGGCATCGGGTGGTGCGCATGGCATGGCACAGTCAGTGTTTCAAGTGGGTGGCAACTTTGGATCTTCGCTTGGGCCACTGTTGATTGCGTTTGTTGTGTTGCCGCGCGGGCAGAAGAGCATGGCGTGGTTCACGCTGGCGGCACTGTTCGGCATCATTCTGCTGACGGGATTGGGCCACTGGTACAAGCTGCATGGACGCGCTATCCAGAAGAAACAAACTGTGGCCACCGTGCTTACGCTGAACCGGAAAAAAGTGGGCGGTGCGCTTGCTGTGCTGGTGGTGCTGACACTTTCGAAGTACTTCTATCTGGCAAGCATTACGAGCTACTACGTGTTCTACCTGATGCAGCATTTTCATCTGGGGCAGAAGGATGCGCAGTTCTACCTGTTCCTGTTCCTTGCCGCGGTGGCTGCAGGCACGGTGATTGGTGGGCCGGTGGGTGACCGCATTGGACGCAAGAAAGTTATCTGGATTTCAATCCTTGGCGTGCTGCCGATGACGCTGCTGTTGCCTTACGTCACTCTGCCAGTCACGGTTTTTCTCAGCGTTCTGATTGGATTGGTGCTGGCTTCAGCATTCTCCGCCATCCTGGTGTATGCGCAGGAACTGATGCCGGGACGCGTGGGCATGGTGTCAGGATTGTTCTTCGGACTGGCGTTTGGCCTGGGTGGATTGGGCGCGGCGCTGCTGGGCAAGCTGGCTGATCATACGAGCATCGACTATGTCTATAAGGTGTGCTCGTTCCTGCCTGCGCTTGGATTGCTGACCGGCTTCCTGCCTGACACCAGCAAGAAGCACGATGGCGGATCGACGAACGCCGAGGCGATTGCGTTGATGAACACTGAAGAACAATCAGCCTAA
- a CDS encoding redoxin domain-containing protein: protein MARTESNTELPLGAVCPAFELECVLCDKALGRDDIYAGPDDPYNRKGLLVAFVSVHCPFVKHMEVAFTALAKKYAGEIATVCICSNDEIAFPEDGPEGMREQGERLGWDKGADLCTIPYLQDSSQETAREFHAACTPDLYLFDQDRKLVYHAQFDRTRPYRESDGKAGVERHPEIHQAAHGADLEAAIKNLIAGNPPLEHQVPSLGCNIKWK from the coding sequence ATGGCACGTACGGAATCGAACACCGAACTTCCCCTGGGCGCGGTTTGCCCGGCGTTTGAACTGGAATGCGTTCTCTGCGATAAAGCGCTGGGGCGCGACGATATTTACGCCGGACCAGACGATCCGTACAACCGAAAAGGCCTGCTGGTGGCGTTCGTCTCCGTCCACTGCCCGTTTGTAAAGCACATGGAAGTGGCCTTCACCGCACTGGCCAAGAAGTATGCCGGTGAAATCGCCACCGTGTGCATCTGCTCGAACGATGAGATTGCCTTTCCGGAGGACGGCCCCGAAGGCATGCGTGAGCAAGGAGAACGGCTGGGATGGGACAAAGGCGCCGATCTCTGCACAATTCCCTATTTGCAAGACAGTTCGCAGGAGACGGCTCGGGAATTTCACGCGGCCTGCACGCCTGACCTGTATCTTTTCGATCAGGATCGGAAGCTGGTGTACCACGCGCAGTTTGACCGCACGCGCCCCTACCGCGAGAGCGACGGCAAGGCTGGTGTGGAACGGCATCCCGAAATCCACCAGGCAGCGCATGGAGCCGATCTGGAAGCGGCGATCAAGAACCTGATCGCGGGAAATCCGCCGCTGGAACACCAGGTGCCTAGCCTGGGTTGCAACATCAAGTGGAAGTGA
- the ribH gene encoding 6,7-dimethyl-8-ribityllumazine synthase, producing MIKGLTVVKPVGSSAAWERLSTLFSELGFEPGKGWDDGTGRGVSFLAPLGNAEFVTGRPPAVPELLIECTQLDIVHGIVKRWLSAELRTEEISGRLSGVAETHWKSRLFTVDLGDGLVFGFWEREDILAGRPIAIEGDLSAAGMKFGIVVARWNAVITDRLLQGSLDAIARSGGKLTDVQIVRAPGAWEIPAAARMMADLRDDSGKRKFDAIITLGCLLRGETAHYEAIYNEAARGIGQSQQDTGLPHAFGVLTCETLEQALNRAGIKAGNKGFEAAVAAIEMVSIARKIGHAAAGEHEGSGVTAGKLAQVDVDRASEGFQK from the coding sequence ATGATCAAGGGTTTGACCGTAGTGAAGCCGGTGGGTTCGTCGGCGGCGTGGGAGCGGCTCAGCACGCTTTTTTCGGAGCTTGGCTTCGAACCGGGCAAGGGATGGGACGACGGCACAGGCCGTGGCGTCAGCTTCCTCGCGCCTCTCGGAAACGCGGAGTTCGTCACTGGCCGACCGCCTGCAGTGCCGGAGCTGCTGATTGAATGCACGCAGCTCGACATTGTGCACGGCATCGTAAAGCGCTGGCTCAGCGCCGAGTTGCGCACGGAAGAGATCAGCGGACGCCTGTCGGGTGTTGCAGAAACACATTGGAAATCGCGCCTGTTCACGGTCGATCTGGGCGATGGCCTTGTCTTCGGCTTCTGGGAGCGCGAAGACATTCTGGCCGGGCGCCCCATTGCCATCGAAGGCGATCTGTCGGCCGCTGGCATGAAGTTTGGCATCGTGGTCGCACGTTGGAACGCCGTCATCACAGATCGCTTGCTGCAGGGATCGCTCGATGCGATTGCACGCAGCGGTGGCAAACTGACCGACGTACAGATTGTCCGCGCACCCGGAGCATGGGAGATTCCCGCTGCCGCGCGCATGATGGCGGACCTTCGCGATGACAGCGGCAAGCGCAAGTTTGACGCCATCATCACGCTGGGCTGCCTGCTGCGCGGTGAAACGGCGCACTATGAGGCGATTTACAACGAAGCCGCCCGTGGCATCGGTCAATCGCAGCAGGACACCGGATTGCCACATGCCTTCGGCGTACTCACCTGCGAGACACTGGAGCAGGCGTTGAACCGCGCTGGCATCAAGGCGGGCAACAAGGGATTTGAAGCAGCGGTCGCGGCCATTGAGATGGTCAGCATCGCTCGCAAGATTGGTCATGCGGCTGCCGGTGAACACGAAGGCAGCGGCGTGACCGCAGGAAAGCTGGCACAGGTCGACGTCGACCGTGCCTCGGAAGGATTTCAAAAGTAA